A single region of the Acetivibrio cellulolyticus CD2 genome encodes:
- a CDS encoding metal ABC transporter permease: MISFWYSLIDTILPFQWVELDFMKNALLAVLLISPIFGILGTMIVNNRMAFFSDALGHGAFTGMAIGSIMGIFNPVFGAIGFSIAFSVLITIVKNKSKTSTDTIIGVFSSIAISVGLILLSIGGKNKLPNYLYGDLLSITPSDIVMLLIVFVGVIALWLLMFNKMLLISVNQSLARSRGINTLAVEIIFTSAIAVIVTVAIQWVGLLIINSLVVLPAAAARNVTVNVRQYHLVSVLIALVSGLSGLILSYYWNSTTGATIVLFSACIYFITLALRNRVG, from the coding sequence TGCCTTTTCAATGGGTTGAGCTTGATTTTATGAAAAATGCTTTACTTGCGGTGTTGCTTATTTCTCCGATTTTCGGAATACTTGGAACAATGATAGTTAATAATAGGATGGCCTTTTTTTCGGATGCATTAGGCCATGGAGCATTCACAGGCATGGCAATCGGAAGTATTATGGGGATTTTTAATCCTGTTTTTGGTGCAATTGGTTTTTCAATAGCGTTTTCAGTGCTGATAACAATTGTCAAAAATAAAAGCAAAACTTCTACAGATACGATCATTGGTGTGTTTTCATCAATAGCCATATCAGTGGGTCTTATTCTTCTTTCTATTGGAGGAAAAAATAAATTACCAAATTATCTTTATGGTGATCTGCTTAGCATTACCCCTTCCGACATAGTTATGCTGCTGATTGTTTTTGTAGGTGTAATTGCATTATGGTTGCTTATGTTTAATAAAATGCTCCTAATCAGTGTAAATCAATCATTGGCTAGAAGCAGAGGGATCAATACTCTTGCGGTTGAGATAATATTTACATCCGCAATCGCAGTAATAGTAACTGTGGCAATTCAATGGGTAGGGCTCCTAATCATAAACTCGCTTGTAGTACTACCGGCGGCTGCAGCAAGGAATGTGACCGTTAATGTAAGGCAGTACCATTTAGTGTCCGTCCTTATTGCCCTTGTTTCAGGATTATCAGGACTTATACTTTCTTATTACTGGAATTCAACAACTGGAGCAACAATTGTTCTTTTTTCGGCATGTATATACTTTATTACACTTGCTTTAAGAAATAGAGTTGGATAA